In Mytilus trossulus isolate FHL-02 chromosome 6, PNRI_Mtr1.1.1.hap1, whole genome shotgun sequence, a single window of DNA contains:
- the LOC134723106 gene encoding uncharacterized protein LOC134723106: MTCAQHSNEKCVLHCNNCNMPVCCDCLIGDHNNHKYSKLDKVYKEKLEDIQEIKRKIESNIPVFNEQKEYLLHILSEDNIQFTEDKDQIIEIRDNIVKHADVLLSKLDQLRKPREETINKELYCVRQRLGGLERRKSQLNLTLSSPSAADVFVTSLFLDKTMPDETVSQAELSHRKFTPGKLSRQPMRDIFGSVNEYSDVKTVQTYNTEFDHTIKFIKCDDNLAFIGTSWGDVLQKVTVEKDRIIQCSELKETLLVFDMAMMSNGDLLVSSGKTELKLYTTDNQVKTFRTVFSLYTLGVHVNKQNEIFLGLSDSDYITISNDIVRRVVLMDHNGDIKQCFEYDGDNQRLFTWPRRICTNDKYIFVVDLLHGGPGRVVVIDKVGQLQWNYNGSFDKFDPKDIAVTSTEVVIVTDCNNHALHVLSLTGEVIVCKKISELCIHFPCSLSIDDDDKLWVGTSDTKSKVHALRLT; this comes from the coding sequence atgacttGTGCTCAACATAGTAACGAGAAGTGTGTATTACATTGTAATAACTGCAATATGCCAGTATGTTGTGACTGCTTGATTGGAGATCACAACAACCATAAGTACAGTAAACTGGACAAAGTTTACAAGGAAAAACTCGAAGATATTCAGGAGATCAAACGCAAAATTGAATCAAACATTCCCGTTTTTAATGAACAAAAGGAGTACCTGTTACATATATTGTCTGAAGACAATATACAATTTACAGAAGATAAAGACCAAATTATAGAAATCAGAGATAACATTGTAAAACATGCTGATGTTCTTTTGTCAAAATTAGATCAATTAAGGAAACCAAGAGAGGAAACAATTAACAAAGAACTATATTGTGTGAGACAAAGATTAGGGGGATTGGAGAGGAGGAAAAGTCAGCTGAATCTAACACTAAGTTCCCCATCTGCCGCTGACGTTTTTGTTACCAGTCTTTTTCTAGATAAAACAATGCCAGATGAAACTGTTAGTCAAGCAGAACTTTCACACAGGAAATTCACACCAGGAAAACTTTCAAGACAACCTATGCGTGATATATTCGGCTCTGTAAATGAATATTCTGATGTTAAAACTGTTCAAACTTACAACACCGAGTTCGACCAtactataaaattcataaaatgtgATGACAATTTAGCGTTTATTGGGACTTCTTGGGGTGATGTTTTACAAAAAGTAACAGTAGAGAAGGACCGAATCATTCAGTGCAGTGAATTAAAAGAAACCCTCTTGGTGTTTGACATGGCTATGATGAGCAATGGAGATTTACTGGTATCATCAGGAAAAACAGAATTAAAGCTTTATACCACAGATAACCAAGTGAAGACATTTAGGACggttttttctttatatacattAGGTGTTCATGTAAACAagcaaaatgaaatatttctcGGGTTGAGTGACTCAGACTACATTACAATTAGTAATGACATTGTAAGAAGAGTTGTATTAATGGATCATAATGGAGATATTAAACAATGTTTCGAGTATGACGGAGATAATCAAAGACTGTTTACATGGCCACGCAGAATCTGTACTAACGACAAATATATCTTTGTTGTAGATCTCTTACACGGCGGACCAGGGAGGGTGGTGGTTATAGATAAAGTAGGACAACTTCAATGGAATTATAATGGAAGTTTTGATAAGTTTGACCCAAAAGATATAGCGGTAACATCTACTGAAGTGGTAATAGTAACTGACTGTAACAATCACGCCCTCCACGTATTAAGCCTTACGGGAGAGGTTATAGTATGTAAGAAGATCTCGGAGTTATGTATACACTTTCCTTGCAGTCTTAGTATTGACGATGATGACAAACTGTGGGTTGGGACTTCGGACACTAAATCAAAGGTTCATGCGTTAAGGCTAACATAA